The following are encoded in a window of Cydia splendana chromosome 6, ilCydSple1.2, whole genome shotgun sequence genomic DNA:
- the LOC134791272 gene encoding uncharacterized protein LOC134791272, translating into MGKRKEELRDDEIRRKIQKLENKLAKKPARRRIIYSSSDSSAESDDAANQVAARKVTTVAMVHDEASQNSPRVTSPRAVSPPPPRSPQDMPSPPEQPTPAQTDTETEEPNPEEQQLDDEILSLLGDAPKSDHQFGPPMHKDIASRWQEILLKGLDKETKEKLLKQYVIPKNCDMLLAPKLNPEAKAALSDGSVKRDFCIMQKQNQVGVALAALASLTELIISGENNKQNLLKPLSDACRILCDSHHSETATRRHFVLTATDAALKETLVETKRDQFLFGENVSEKLKVAKSIQKTGESLKQQQKSVFNKNNFIANKGHLNFKPYRRTDHKPGASTARTARAPRAPQRYQPSASSYSYRDRRAPAPSRARSPPPRRNTHYRR; encoded by the exons ATGGGCAAGAGGAAGGAAGAGCTCCGAGACGACGAGATACgaagaaaaatacaaaaattggAAAATAAATTGGCGAAAAAACCCGCTAGACGTCGAATTATATACTCATCATCCGATTCTTCTGCAGAATCAGACG ACGCCGCAAATCAAGTTGCGGCACGCAAAGTAACTACAGTGGCCATGGTCCACGACGAGGCCTCGCAAAACTCACCTCGTGTCACGTCGCCACGTGCCGTCTCGCCGCCGCCACCGCGCTCGCCGCAAGACATGCCGTCGCCCCCGGAGCAGCCGACGCCAGCTCAAACTGACACCGAGACCGAAGAACCTAATCCGGAAGAACAACAACTCGACGACGAGATTTTGTCATTACTGGGTGACGCCCCAAAAAGTGACCATCAATTTGGGCCACCTATGCACAAGGACATTGCCAGTCGATGGCAAGAGATACTTTTAAAGGGTTTGGACAAAGAAACGAAAGAAAAACTATTAAAACAGTATGTGATCCCTAAAAACTGTGACATGCTTTTAGCCCCCAAACTAAATCCCGAAGCAAAAGCTGCTTTGTCAGATGGATCGGTAAAACGTGACTTCTGTATTATGCAAAAGCAAAATCAGGTGGGCGTGGCCCTTGCTGCCCTGGCCTCTCTTACAGAATTAATAATTTCAGGAGAGAATAATAAGCAAAATCTTCTTAAGCCCCTGAGTGACGCATGTCGAATTCTGTGCGATAGCCATCACAGTGAAACAGCGACGAGACGCCACTTCGTCTTAACCGCAACAGATGCTGCTCTTAAAGAAACGTTGGTTGAAACAAAGAGAGATCAATTTTTGTTTGGCGAAAACGTGAGCGAGAAATTAAAAGTAGCCAAAAGCATCCAAAAGACCGGGGAGTCattaaaacaacaacaaaagtcggtatttaacaaaaataattttattgcaaacaaAGGTCATTTAAACTTCAAGCCGTATCGCAGGACGGACCACAAGCCAGGCGCCAGCACGGCGCGCACAGCTCGCGCACCTCGCGCACCTCAGCGCTACCAGCCCAGCGCGAGCAGCTACTCGTACCGAGATCGCCGGGCGCCAGCACCGAGTCGAGCCCGCTCGCCGCCGCCGAGACGCAACACCCACTATCGGAGATAG